Genomic DNA from Hordeum vulgare subsp. vulgare chromosome 2H, MorexV3_pseudomolecules_assembly, whole genome shotgun sequence:
TTTTTTTACCCCCGTTCGAGGGTTTTCTCCGGGCAGCGTCGCAGGGACATGGACGACGGCAGCCTCTTCGTCGACCTCCCGCATGACAAGGAGCACTAGTTCATTGTCGACGGCCCTCGGCATTGTCGGCTCGTCCTCTTCGGCTCGCATCTCCTTCCTGTCGGGGGTTTCCCCATGGTCGTCGTACGCTCCAATGGCACCCACTCTGGTAAGTTGCAATTTTcccttttgctcgtagatgtagaTTAGGGTTTTCTGCGCTAGGCGTGCCTTGGATTCGATTCAATTCCAATTGAATCAAATCGAATCCAATCGATAGcttcttgtttgttgttgttgctttgtgCACTGCCTCGAGTCATGCAAACTAGGTATTGTTATTGCTTCCCAAATGGAAGATTGGTGCTTGCAAGATAGGTAGTGACATTTTAGATAGCCTTGGGTAGGCATTGCTTGATGTTCATGGTAGATTGGTGTTGGCATATGCTTGTTGCTCATGACAATGCAGTATTGTTCATGTTGCACGGTGGTACTGATCAATGATGTTCATGATATTAGTTAGGGTGTGTGCATGATTTCAGTATGTGCATGGTGAACTTGTTATGTAGGACGAATGTGATGTTGTAGGACCAATGTGTTTGCTCGTTTAGGTACTAGTATCAATCTAGCATGCTGCCAAATGTGGAAGTGGGCACAACTAGCAGTGCTATCTTTAGATCATATATAGCATTGATGTTTTGGCAACTGCACTGATCAGTGGCAGTTGCCCAAGTACAACTACACTCACCACTGACACCTGGTCTTGGGTAACTGCCATTGATCAGTGTCAGTTCATAATGCTCTGTTATTAACatgtgtcatcttacctaataagATCATGAAGACGGAGTGGGACGTAGAGGGTGGAGGAGCACATGTCATGGTTGGCGCCGAGGGCGCCAAGGTCCTAGTCCCCATGAACCGCTAGCTCAAGACGATGAACCTGCCTCGTAGTGTCACCTTCATGAGCCAACCACGTTCAAGGGGACGATCCCCGACGACCGGCCACGAAGAGGGGTCCCGAGAGCAGTTGCATTTCTACATCCAGCTCAAGGACATGAAGGATCTCGTCATGCTCGTCATCCCTCCCAAGTTCGCGGAGGTGATGAGTGGATGTTGTTCAAGCTCCCATGCGTCCTCGGGTTATCGGCCAACAAGTGGTGTGAGTTCTCAGTTCAGGTCCAGAACTTCCACGGGCAGATGGTCCTTGACCAAGGCTGGCAGTACTTCTGTCGTCACCATAGGATCGTCCCCAGCGACCTCCTTGTCCTACGGATCTCCGGCCTTGGCCTGAAGGTGTAGATCTACAACCACGACAACTCGATCATGTGTAGGGTGTTTGCACCAGGCATAGCTGCATCGATGAGATTTCTCTCACGCTCTAGATGTTAGTACGATTAAGTATGAACCTGCTAGCAGTTTATGGTGATGGTTTGAACTAGTGTTGTGAACTTGTTAATATTTTGACCGGGATCAGCACCCTGATGTGAAGAGGGGGCATGGGATGCCCCTGATGTCTTTAACTTATGGTCGTAGTTATATTAGTTTGCCTATTAATCTGTTGTTTACCTTGATGTTCGTTGCTCGTTATCATCGTTCTGTTGTCAGTTATGCCTGTTGTTGTGCTGCTAATGTGATGGTAAGGTCACCACATTTGAATGAAATAAGCAGAACACAAACGTGCATGCAGCCAAACAGTTATGGTTTGCATATGATCACCCCTTAAACACATATGTGTGCAACCAAACTGTCGGTCCTAAAATGGCTAGTGATGCAATGCAGGCGCACAAATAACATGCACATGTTGGTTGTTTGCCTATTTTCATTCAGCCAGACTGAAGTGAGACAAGTATGCAATACATGCACTTTGGGAGATGACAACCAAACATGCCCCTATTGATCAATCTACATCTCAAAGTTTATGAGTGGCATCATCTTCCCTAATGATATTCTGCCTAGGCTTGGGGAGGAGGTGCTTTACCAATAAGCATTGGTGATTAAGAAAAAAGCGGTTCCTTTTCACAAGCACTTTGCAGTGTACAGTGTTAAAAACCGttttatattatgggacaaagaaagtaggtgtcttccatcaAAGGTCGGTGCATCGTGTGCTTCTTGATGAAAGAATATCAGGTGATACCATCACTCAAGTGCTCCCATGGTATCAATTTTAAATGTGTCAAAAAAACATATTTGTGAGTGCTCACAACACATATGTTTACAGTCCCTATAAAATTCAGAACAGAATATGAAATACACCAAATGAAACAAAAAAGATAAATACAACATGAATAGTTTTAATAAGGGAAAAGTTTACGTTCAGCCGACGGATCGCACGTGAGCGATCCGCCGGCTCCTCTATACGACGCGTGTTCCTTTTCATGTAACTTTACCTGTGTTGCAAAAATTTCCTCCGCAACAATAAACACTTtgcaaaacataaaaatgaagAAAACGCCGAAACATGCGCAAAgaaaaaaactgcaacaaagcgattatttcagaaactcgagcgttGTTTCAGAAATTACCGGGTGCCTAGCCGAAGCGCGCGCGAAgaaaaaaactgcaacaaagcgattctttcagaaactcgagcgttATTTCAGGAATTACCGGGTacccagccgaagcgcgcgcgaagaaaaaaaaatgcaacaaagcgattgtttcagaaactcgagcaTCGTTTCGGGAATTAGGCCAAAGCCCCACATGCGGATCGGATGGATGCACCAAATCAAACGGCTCTGAAGGTGACGGATCATTGGAAATAATCCACCGGTGGACGTGTAGCGTTGCCCTTTCAATAATGACAAAAGCATGAATAGTGTCAAAAAATACACTATCCACATTTGGATTTGTCTTTCTTGTTTCTCTTTGTGTATTCCAATGTAAGTGGCGGTGGAAACCACTTGTCCCATATACGGCATCCACTAAAAATAGTCTAAATGGCGGATGTGGATGACCACTTAATTCATATGAAAATGTGGCTTCTCAAAGTACCATGACACATCCATGCTCTAGGCCTTACAATACACAGCTAGTGGAGGCGCCATGCCGCCCCTGCAGGTTGCCGGTGTTCCTGATGGCGAACTACGCGACGCCCTCATGGGCATCAACAAGCTGTTGTTCACCTGCAACTCCTTGCTGCTTCCGGTGGGCATCAACAAGCTGTTGTTCACCTGCAACTCCTTGCTGCTTCCGGTGACCACCTCGTCGCTGTTGCTGTCCATGCAGCTAGCCTTCACGCTTGTCATCACCATTGCCAACGTCCACCACCCGCTCATCTTTGTCAACCCAACCTCATGGACATCAACAAGCTGTTGTTCACCTGCAACTCCTTGCAGCTAGCCTTCACGCTTGTCATCACCATTGCCAACGTCCACCACCCGCTCATCTTTGTCAACCCAACCTCATGGGCATCAACAAGCTATTGTTCACCTGCAACTCCTTGCAGCTAGCCTTCACGCTTGTCATCACCATTGCCAACGTCCACCACCCGTTCATCTTCGTCAACCCAACGTCATCATGCTCATGACGATATGCTGCATTCTCCGCACGCTGGCAAGAGCCTGGACCGGAAGGAAGGGCTACATCATGGCCGCAGGTAACTGGTTATATGTGGACGCCACAATGGCTGGTGCGGGGAAGTCCCACAATGCCCAGCAATATGTCTATTTACATCCTGAATTCCAGATTTTGATCAGGCACTTTTAGGGGTCGTAGACACATTTGTGGTGAACATTCacaaaaaagataaaataaaaatgacaCGTCTAGAATTGGATTATTTAAAATGGTATCACGGGAGTGCTTGAGTGATGGTATCACCTCATATTCTCCCGCTCCCTGACGTGCATAGCATGCTGCTGCACGAGGTTTTGCTAGTATAGATAGAAGACTTGAAAAATGTAGTTGATACATTTTCAACAACTCTGAGAAAGGCTTCCACACAGACACGATAAATAATCAAATAATCATCCTAAATGCCCAGTTATCAGTTTTGATAGAACCAACGAGGCATTGGTCTCATCCAGATATATACGCCTGGCATTAATCTTCTTGATGTCTTGGGAAACAATATAAATCGTCCACAAGGGAAATGGACCCATGATTCTGCTACTATTGGTCGAGGAACAGTTCACGGAGGGCTGCTTACATGCTTTGGTCCACCAGATGCTGTAAACTCTACTGATTCTGCTACTATTGGTCGAGGAACAGTTCAACAAAAGTGACGAGCGACAAAATGCTTCGGTTTATGATGGAAACAGAAGGGCAACAATACGGTAGCACTCCGGTTCTTCCTACAAAGAAGCGGCATACAGTGAGGATAATAATTACAGTTTGGTTATACATCATACAAGTATATGTCTTTGCAGCGACACTGCATGCGCATCTTGCACCCTACCTTGGGAAATACCTCAAACGCCTGATGACCTCAGCAGATCTTTCAGCTCATCCGCAATTGCACGGTAGCAGAACATGTATTGTTGCTGAAAAGCAAATATATGCCAATGGAACATCTAAATACACATAAAGGCACTAAACTGTTCATGCAATAAGCATAAATACTATTACCACATTCAGCAGTATTAGATGCAGTGGTCGACTGGAAATGTTTATTGGAATTACTACCCACAACTCATTCTATACATGTGTTACCAAGCTGCGCAGGGTATGTgtgaccagtagtaaaatactaaACCAGCTTCCTTCAGTTAAACACTTCTACACCAAGAAAGTACACTTTGAATAAGCTCAGCAAAACTAACACTACACTCCATGCTATAGCAGGTGCTGCATTATCAAATTCAAGGATGGGGGAATGGCAAAAGAAAATTTTATTTACCCTGTACTGTACCTTAACCTACAAACTCTATGTGCAAGATGACGATGAGAGCAAGTTAGGATTAAACAGCAGGCAGTGGTTTGCCTTGAAATTGTAGATAATTGCTTGCATTGTAACAAAGGAAGTAGGTTTCTGCTATTTCATCAACTATTTTGCAACATGAGTAAATAGCAAAAAAAAACTACCACATAGGCTAGGGTAACAAAAAACTACCTGTTTTCTTAATTTCCTAAAAAGCTACCACAAAATTGGTGGGCTGTTCCAAAAAACCAAAATTTCCATGTGATTAAATTTTAATCATGCTTATGACTGCTGGGTCCCAATCCATAAGTGAACCGTTTGTTTGACTGCTTGTCTGAATGTTAATTGATACATAGGGCCCAGATGTCAGTGTCACTAAAACTCCACATGCTCACGAAGCCGTCGCCTCCATCTCGCTCCACGGCTGTCCAGCACCGCGCCATGGCCGGGGCAGCCCCACCACGGCGACGTAGGCAAGGGCCGTCGGCGCGCAGCAGCGGCGGCTGCGGTGGGGAGCAACGGCCTGCAGCAGCAGAGGCGGCGGGGAGCAGCAACAGAGGGACCCGATTGCTTTTTTCCAAAACTAATAGGGACCCGATTGCTTTTTTTCTTAGGGACCGACATGTGGGCTCCCAATGTCATAACGGTCAACTAACAGTCCAATATAACGGTGACCTGATGAGTGGACCCAATCTGTCATAAACGCGGTTAATACTTAACGCTTCAGCAACTAGGGTTTTTTGGAACAGCCCACCAATTTTGTGGTAGCTTTTTAGGAAATTAAGAAAACAGGTTGTTTTTTGTTACCCTAGCCTGTAATGTGGTAGTTTTTTGCTATTTACTCCAACATGAGAGAACATCTGTTAGCAAGACTCAAGTCTGATGTGCTCAGATTATGCTGGCACTGGCTATATTCTTTTTAGATGAAGATTATAGGAGTAAGAATGAACAAGAATGCACCTCAGTTTGAACCATTCCAGTTCGCTGGGACCTAAATTTTTTTACAGTTTCAACAAGATCATAAGAGTTTATGTCTCCAAGGAGAATCCTCTCAATTGAACTATGGATGGTGATGTAAGCACCGGTTCTCCCAATTCCTGCACTGAAGAAAGAGACCAAAATATTGTTAAGGGAATGAAAAAATGAGCAAAGGGTAACATAGCATTAAGCTGAAGCAAACCTGCAATGTGCGACTATAGGATGTTCCCTTGGAATGTGATGTAACCGTTTTTGAATATGTCGCACAGCATCAGTGTTTGTTGGTACGCCATGGTCGGGCCAATCAGGATACTCTATATGGAGTACAGAATGAGCCTTGCCTGACTACATCATGAAAATAAACAATCAGAAGTTACGTAACCACAGTTTTTTTCTAGAAATACCGGTAAGTGGTAACAAATAAGCAAttctattactccctccgtccggaaataagtGATGCTGTTTTAACTCAACActtaattccggacggagggagtactatcttAAATCTGTACACAGCAGAACTGAAGATCACTACAGCGCCATCCTTTATAAAAAAAATAACGGAAGCCTGAGCATATGTAGTCAAATCATGAGATCAGTTATGTAGTGCAGCATGGCATAATGATCTAGAACGTCACATGAGTTTTTTTCTATAACTCCATTAAACAATTAAAAAGCACAAAACTGTAAAAGTTGATGGGTACAGACTATACAGGAAATTATGAAGTGGCACGTCATGATGACATGATCACTATGCTAAAATAAATGGGATAATAAATATGAGCTGAACATGCTTATGTGCTATATATTGCTAACGAACAACTCACCAAAACAACCTTAAAGGGTAAGAAACCCGAATAAGAACAAACATATGGAGGAATGATGAAGTTTCAAAACATGCTAAATAAGTACGGTTATTTGCCCCTGGTGGCTGTCTATGCCACCCCATGGATAACCATATGATTCCTGCCTCGAGAATCGAAATCTGTTCCACAACTATATTACCATATCGCATCAGGTTGCCGGAAGTACTTACTATTATTGTTGCTAATCAACACAAAAACACAGAACACAGAGAGTCAAATGGTCAGGTTAGTTTGTTGGTGACTGGTTAGTAGGCAGGAATCAACTGTGCCCCGGTAATGAGCTGGGTGACAGGTAAGCATTTAATGATGCCGCTTGATCACTGATCACCTGTAAACATGCAGCTTTCCCAGAATGGGTACTGAGTAAACATGTGTTCTGTTAGATTTAGAGAAAATAAGTGCCTGGCTCAGGTTTATAGAAATAATAGATTATATGCTTTTATCAATTCTTCCTACATTGCTGGTATGTCCTCGTGTCAGTTTTGCTTGTGATGCTTTTATCAGTTCTTCCTTTATTGCTGGTAAGTCCTTGTGTCAGCTTTGCTTGTATAATCTTCATTGCTCAAGTGCTGGCGACTTTTTATATTGCTGACTAAAAATGTGTAACCATTCTGACAACAGTATATACACAGTTTTATGTCCTTAATGACTAATGTTACAGATAACTGGACTCTAAATGATGTCTTCACATCTTATTGATTCAACTATGACCCCGAGGCACCTGGCCTCCGCCTTGTGATTCCACAAACCTGGGATGTCCACTGATCGTAATGTAATTCTTGTCCTAGGATGATTGTACCCGAACTCCTTTTCAATGCAAAGAAACGCAAAGGCTTTTTGCGTTTTCTCAACAAAAAAAAAAATTATGACCCCGAGAAAGAATGCAGCATCTGTGAATCTCAAGGTTTGAACCAACAGTGGATGAGATGGTGGTATagcccgcgggggggggggggggggggggggggggggggggacgtatTATCCATACCTgtatatatatcataaatagattaTGTTTACCACACCATGGTTTTATACTTGATACTGCTTAGAAACATTTAGTAATATAGTTTTTACAGATATATCTGTTAGGAAAGCTACTTCCTAACAATATCCACCAGAGACATTAAAGATGTACATCACATTGTAGACATATGCACATCACTTTCCTAGAATAAGATATACTCTCTCCGATCCACATTAATTGTCGCAGCTTTAGTACAActtatggatcggagggagtatatgatttTGCCGCACCATATGCCTTGCACTTAGCATGGTCCGATATAGATAATAGATTCAAAGGCAGTAGTATATGAGGAATATACAAGCAATATTGTGAAAAGAAATCAAACATAAGTTTATATAAAAAAAATATAACACAACAACGTTAAATGGCTGCCTTGTTTCATCCTCATGATGATAGCATTACTATTTATGACACCTGACCTAACTGAGGTCTGTGTCGATAGAGCTTTTTACTACCAGCTAAGTTTAATCATTTAGATCCTGGCAGCACAACAGGAAGGCAAATTCATCAGTAATAACTAATAAGATATCATGGCAAATGTCATCTACGATGTATGATAAAACACAATAAAAGTGATCATTGTCTGAAAGAATAATAAAAGGCATATCAAGTTCCTAAGTAAATTTTATGCCATGTCATAAGGACTAAACCCACAGGAAAAAGGAACTGAAGCCTATgaataagaaaaatataaatcATCTAATTTTTTTACAATGTGAAAGAAAAACAATGAAACAAAGCATACATGGATGCCCTTAATGTTTTAAATTTTTACCTCATTGCACTGCACCTCCACATCACGCAAACATAACTGTTGCTTATCTCTTGTGTCCTTCATAATCTTAACATTATACTTCCCATACGTCCCTTGACCGTTTTGCAACGGAAGATACTCATCACActgcattttttttttgaaataaagtTTCAGAGGAAATACTGGTTGCTTCAAAGTTAATCTATAGTATAGAGAAAACCAATTGATATAATTGGAAGAACGTCATCATTTAACTCCACCTATGTTGTCTCAACATAGCCGGTCCCAAGCCcgggtaaaggaggagggttgtgattGGCTTGGCGAGCCAACGTCAAAACTcagccactcttatggagatTAAACCCAAAAGATTTTTGTTGGGGCGTAACCCTCTCAACAACGCACCACATTGGAACCCGGGTGTGGTGTCAAATGGGCAGGGGCCGGGCTGTCACCCCCCAGGTGGCGCGTCGTATCGTGATCTGGATACGGTGGCAAGTGAGCGAGGATCGGGTCGTCGCATCCTTAGTGGCGCGCTACATCGGTGCCCGGGTGTAGTGgaaaatgagcaagggtcttcgcatttgactCGACGAGTGCGAAGGGTAAGGAAGCTAGCTGAGCCTAGGAGGATTTgcttaggtagctggaacgtAGGGTCTCTGACAGGTAAGCTTCGGGAGGTTGTTGATACAGCGGTGAGGAGAGGTGTTGATATCCTTTgcgtccaagagaccaaatgaaggggacagaaggcgaaggaggtggagggtaCCAGCTTCAAGCTGTGGTACACGGGGATGGTTGCAAACAgaaatggagtaggcatcttgatcagcAAGAGCCTCAAGAATGGAGTGGTAGACGTCAAGAGACGTGGGGACCGGATTATCCTGGTCAAGttggtagttggggacttagttctCAACATTATCAGCGCGTATGCCtcgcaagtaggccacaatgagaacaccaagagggagttctgggaaggcctggaggacATGGTTAGGAGTGTACCGATTGGTGAAAGGgtcttcataggaggagacctcaatggccacgtgggcacatctaacacatgttttgaaggggtgcatgagggatttggctatggcatcagaaatcaaggagaagatgtGTTGAGCTTTGCGCTAGCCTACGACATGAtcgtagctaacaccctctttaagaAGAGAGAATCACATCTAGTGAGTTACAGTAGTGGTCAACActagccagattgatttcatCCTCTCGAGGAGAGAAGACATGCGTGCGTGCATAGACCGTAAGGTGATGCCTGGAGAAAGTGTTGTCCCTCAGTATAAGCTTGTGGTTGTTGACTTCGGCTTTTGGATTCATGTCCAGCGGGACAAGCatgccaaagtcgctagaacgaagtggtggaagctcaagggggagaTAGCTCAGGCGTTCaaggagagggtcattaaggagggcccttaggaggaaggaggtgatgcaaacaacatgtggatgaagatggcgacttgcaTTCTTAAGGTTGCCTCAGAGGAGTTTGGAGTGTCCAGGGGAAGTAGAAGAGAAGCTAAAGatacctggtggtggaacgatgatgtccagaaggcaattaaggagaagaaagattgtttcaGGCGCCTATATTTGGATAGGAGTGCGGACAACATAGAGAAGTACAAGATGTCaaagaaggttgcaaagcgagctgtgagtgaagcaaggggtcgggcgtatgaggacctctaccagcGGTTAGACATGAAcgaaggcgaaagggacatctataagatggccgagatccgagagaggaagacgagggatgttgaccaaatcaagtgcatcaaggacggagcagATCAACTCctggtgaagaacgaggagattaGACATAGATGGTGGGAGCACTTTGACAAGCTGTTCAATGGGGAGAGTGAGAGCTCTACCATTGAACTGgatgactcctttgatgatactagtAGGCGTTTTGTGCGGCGAATCCAGGAGTCGGAAGTCAAGGAGGCTTTAAAGAGGATGAAGAGAGGCAAGGAGATGAGCCTtgattgtatccccattgaggtgtggagaggcctcggggacatggcgatagtatggctaaccaagcttttcaacctcattctTCAGGCAAACAAGATGCCAGAAGAATGGAGACGGAGTATATTAGTATCAATGTTCAAGAACAAGGGGGGTGTTCAGACttgtactaattaccgtggaattaaactgatgagccatacaatgaagttacgggagagagtcattgaggaccgcttaagaagaatgacaagtgtGACCAAAAATtagtttggtttcatgcctcAGAGGTtgaccatggaagccattttcttggtacaacttatggagagatatagggagcaaaagaaggacccgcccatggtgttcattgacttggagaaggcctatgataagatgccgtggaatgttatgtggtgggccttggagaaacacaaagtcccagcaaagtgcattaccctcatcaaggacatgtacgataatgttgtgacaagtgttcgaacaagtgatgccaacactgatgacttcccgattaagataggattgcatcaggggtcagctttgagcccttatctttttgccttggtgatggatgaggtcacaagggatatacaaggagatatcccatggtgtatgctctttgcggacgatgtggtgctagtcgatgatagtcggacGGTGGTCAACaggaagttagagttatggagacaaaccttggaatcgaaaggttttagacttagtaggactAAAACCGAGTACATGAGGTGCACTTTCAGTACTACTAGGCACGAGGGGGAGGACgatgttagccttgatgggcaggtggtgcctcagaaggacacctttcaatatttggggtcaatgttgcagaaggatggcgatatcgatgaagattttaaccatcgaattaaagccggatggatgaagtggcgctaaggttctggcattctctgtgacaagagactgccacaaaagctaaaaggcaagttctataggacggcggttcgacccgcaatgttgtatggcgctgagtgttggccgactaaaaggcgacatgtgcaacagttaggtgtggcggagatgcgcatgttgagatggatgtgtggccacacaaggaaggatcgaaTCCGGAAAGATGATATACGAGACAGAGTTGGGGTAGCGCCGAttaaagagaagcttgtccaacatcgtctgagatggtttgggcatattgaGCACAGGCCTCCAGAAGCCCCAGTGCATAGCAGATGGCTAAAGCATGCTGATAATGTCAAAAGAGGCtggggtagaccaaacttgacatgggaagagtcTGTAATGAGAGATCTgaaggattggagcatcaccaaaggactaGCCATGGGCAGaggtgcgtggaagcttgctatccatgtgccagaaccatgagttggtcgtgagatcttatgggtttcacctctagcctacccccaacttgtttgggactaaaggctttgttgttgttgttggaagaACGTCATCATTTCCTATTGTTTCAAAATGCAATCACTAAGCAAAAGCTACTATGATCAATGCCGCAAAATATGACAGTCATCAGGCATaacaaaaatataaataaagaGAACTACATGAGCTTAAAAATGCCCTGAAGATGCTTCAGTCAAAAGAGACTACTGCCTATTTACAACCCAACCGGTTTGCCATTTTAGTTGCAACTTGCAAGGATTATGTTCACATTTTCTAGTGCATTCATGAATATATGAACTCTCCCAGATTTGAAAAGCTTGCAATGATGTAAAAATATATACTGTTTTAGTGTAGTATCTATTGGTTTCTCCTGTAAGAACTGTAAATTTAAATTATGTGTTCCGTCACATAACGCATCTTCTGAGGATGTTTCATGCTTAAGTGCTCATATAGCACAATGGCGTAGTTTGTTGATCAGGTAATGTTGTTACTTATAATGCTTCGGTTTGGCTTATCATATTGTCATGTCTCCCTGGTTCATATAAGTAAGCAAAATTACACATACAATTATACCAGCATGACTTGGTCTCATTTGAAGATCAGATCAATTCAAATATGTTAAACAGATTGTTTAAATGTAAGCAATCACCTTAACACTGTCGAACTGTGTGAGCATAACAATCACAGGACACTGATTTTCACAAATCATTTCCCAAAAATCCTCAAATGTCCTGACTAGTGGTCCCTGGGTGGAAATAAATCTTGCAACACTGTTGTCCTCAGTAGCCTGCAAGTTTTACACCCCATCTTAAGCTCCTACCAATCATCTCAGACAACAATCAGAAAGCCAAAAGGAACATGCATACGATACAAACTTAACCTTTAcaaagcttgcatt
This window encodes:
- the LOC123425726 gene encoding protein-tyrosine-phosphatase PTP1, with amino-acid sequence MRTMHPELMKMSSVACDAANREKNRYIDVLPFDDTRVRLKSSATNQISGNDYINASFVKATEDNSVARFISTQGPLVRTFEDFWEMICENQCPVIVMLTQFDSVKCDEYLPLQNGQGTYGKYNVKIMKDTRDKQQLCLRDVEVQCNESGKAHSVLHIEYPDWPDHGVPTNTDAVRHIQKRLHHIPREHPIVAHCSAGIGRTGAYITIHSSIERILLGDINSYDLVETVKKFRSQRTGMVQTEQQYMFCYRAIADELKDLLRSSGV